DNA from Manduca sexta isolate Smith_Timp_Sample1 chromosome 6, JHU_Msex_v1.0, whole genome shotgun sequence:
TTCCACGTCTTGATATGTCAAATACAATACATAGTATTGTCCTTCATGACATAGGCTTGCACGAATGCACCAGAGAGAAGtctaaaaacaagaaaaaaaatgtgaatcaaataatataaccaaAAACATATCAGAACATATAGATTGCAATCtatccactgctgaacttaGACCTCATCAAGTGACACTCGAAGCCTTAAGCAGTCCACATTCATCCGATACCCACTAGGTTTTcccaatatatataatacttactaTATTTCCAATAGCAGTTAACTTGAAACATGTGACAGATATCTTCAAACTTGCCAAAACCGAATTTCTCATCATACCCACACACAGGACTAATGCGTCTACGGCAAAGTATAGCGACGGCACACCACGGACTTATCTCATTATTTTCAGTACTGGGAACTGCCTTGGGACCGCCATTGCTAGAACGACGGGATAAGAACTGGAAAGATAAAAAATCTTGTATTTTTAAGTGATGTTTTTTGACTAAACTTAAATGCGATTTTACAAATTGAAGATACAAAAAGAGGGTTGTAGCAGCAAGAATTTTTAAATGGAGTTAAATAAAAAGCACCTacaagtattaattttatatttaataccattattattcacaaatcaataacaaaataaacattccaAAATACGGTAAGTGTGGGTGATTATTTGAAAGcgagatataattaaatatttttgatgaaaaaattataattttttccagaAACAGCTTCAAACAATCACACCCCACTTACCTGCTCGGTCTGTGATTCCATATCTTCGACTAGTGGGGTCGGATCAGTGCCTCTTTGAATCTCCTGCATGACTACATCCTTCATCAAATTACCATACTTAGGAAGATTTTTACCCAATTTAACAAAAAGATTCTCATTACTGTCAGACACTTCATCATTACTTCGCCTATTTATTGGATGTACCTCAATTTTCTCAGGCAATTTCGGTTTTGTAACAATTCTACTGATATTTGCTATTAGCTTCTTCATTACTTCTTCTATTAGACGAACAATCTTGATAATATGCTCCAATGCTTGTGAATGCtgaattagtttttcttcaacgAATTGATTGAAGGAACGAACACTGAAAGCTCTCTCGGTTTCTCGTTTGTGAATTTTCTGGCGACAACCATTAACTTCTTACAAAGGACACACACgtaaaattgcaaaaaaaatctcgtaaatatgtatgtaaaagctAACGAGCTGAATTTATAAAGAAGCCTAGCGAAATGTTCGCGACTatatattccttatttaatGGAGAAAACATTATAGTTGATTTTCTTGTTAAATGGgcgatgattttttaaaaaaatctatatgacTACGGGCTGGTGTAGATTTGGCGGAGCACAGCGCagagaattttttactgtcaaattattatcgacattgtcttcattgaaataatattcaaaatccattaattaacccataaattgcattacattgttgtgttgtaaaataatgtcgataatagtttgatagTAATAAATTCTCTGCGCTGCGCTCCGCCGTATATGCGCCGGCACTAATGCTTACCGATGGTGCGTCCAGTGGGTAAACCAATATATCTTCCAAGGTTTCCATTTGTGCTTGATTAGTCTGAACCACAATCATTAAGAGTACAGCTGTAGCAAATAAAGAAAACGGTTTAATGGTTTCCCAAGATTTCATATTTTCAAGTGTCTATTCGTAaacttagaaaaaataaaagtattaacttATTTGGaatttgttatacaaaattCTTGAATCCTTCAAGGCATTAATTTTTATCAAGACACTACCATCAGAATTGTAAGAATTCATTTATCGAGCTAATTATTATGCATGACTCGTGTTTTCGTAATTTCTctaataattgattttatattaaagaaccaaattcttttttttcctaaaatcccttgccatttaaaaattatatttaaaatacatagaatACTGAAATCTATGTCAATAAACATCTAGTTTTGGTAAATGCTTTATCGATAAAGCTATGAATGGattctaaaatttatattctatatcACCTAACAGACAGAAGCCCATGATGTCCAGGGGTAGTTGCCACTAAGTGCGCTCCGCAAGTAGGTCGGGACGTCGTTCTTACGCCACTTATAGTCTATAATTGAATACAACGGCTAAACGGTTTTGATCTTTGTGATTctctttatttcaataatatcactctgtattttaatactacatCGTGCTGCTAACTGTTGAGCAACACTGTGGAGAAACTGGTTGTGACGGGAAAAGTCGAGGGCAAAAGACCCAGAAGTTGAAACCCGAAGAGATGGTCGGACAAGATCTCCGAACAACTGGAGATCCCCATCAACACCGCCCTTCATCAGTCGACGGATCGTATCAACTGGAAACAGATTACGAAACGCAGAAGGAGTCATGACTCTCAGTAATGGGGAAACGATTAAGAAGAGAAGagagattatattatatacctttgAACTGATTTTCAAAAGAGCAACACTAAAATTTTTTATTCGTTCTTCTCTTGTCGAAACTGCTGTCCGAACGGACGgtagaataaaatttactgaatcttaatattgtaaaattttatggtttttaataaattattatatgtctTTTCATATTGGTTCAAGGCGTCTTCTTCTATCGAAAATGTTAGGCTGCAGTCAACGTGATATAATAGATTTATTgaagtaattaaatttgatgATCGTTGAATCCTTAATTCATTGGGGTGGAAACATCTAATTTctaatatcgaaataaaactgtttcatatttaatcgcgtttttttatttctattttacttcCAACGTTCCGAAGACTACAGATTTCATGATCATTGTTGGGATGGAgttaaaatcaaagttacaatatctacctacattttacaattatacataatttacacaataaaatCGTGGAACTAATTTTCTTCagatgtccaacattcgcgtaaatacaagaaatcattatgcaaatttataatacttatatctaCCTCTCTAtgtaacattcataaaaaaatacgaagcaAATCAGCTTCTAACATTACAGAAGAACATTGTATGCAACAAGTTGCATAACCAAGCATTAGATAAATTACCATAAACGAGCTACTATTTACGTTCTCCTAAACTAATCGAATTGAAATTAAAGGTTACCGCAGTCCTGggtttgtaaataggccgtataagcCGCGGCCTATGGCGGCAGCCTCTCAGGgtcggcagatttcagaggacgctcactcgatttaattaatcattcgtttatttaccCTTAGTGCCGTTCATTATACAcacaaatagaaaattattaagtattttacatacatacataaacctacctacatggggcggcggaaataaagtggcctacactgataaaaaatataaatccggcactggttTACGTGAGTAAAGCCACTTTTCGCAATACAGGCTTAAACATTACTTATTGTATTGGCAATTACCTTATTGTACTTCAAGAAATGCGAACGAAGATCGGTATATCTTCAATAGAGTAGTTGACAACTTTTGTAAATACAATTATCAAGATTCAattatttcatccaaaatctatcggaaaaagatatttcaaaatccacgcaataataaataagtaataaaccTTTGAAATTcggtggaaagggaagctgtcaaattacagtaatagtgaaatgtgacgtcaccttGTTACACCGGTCATAACGCTGTGTGaatgagaaaaggacagcgcgatatcCCCACCACGCTCCCACTTTTACTCacaacaatattacaaatatgaataactgctttaatcatcaaccaattttaatgctgaTGTCACAGAAGAATATCTTTTTcctattatttagtatttgtaacagaacaaaaaaaaataataaactaaatcaaacgtAGGACAGTACCCTATTGTATTTGTGAAAGTAAAACACTCGTCGTCAAAGGATGATATAAAATTGCTGAATGAAGACATCTAGATAGaaaataagctttatttgtCAAACGATATTCTTTGCTTTTGATACTGAATaactacaaaaagtattatacaAGAAGATACTATACGAACACACTTTACAACATTACTCTCGCAGATCCGTCagcatgaaaaagttttcccgGGATTAGAGTCCCGCTTtctatttttccaggataaaaagtagcctatagtacttaggagtaatgtagcttcctattaatgaacACTTTTACAAAATCGTTtgagtagtttctgagattattgcgttcaaacaaacaaactcttcagctttatatattagtatagatgaatCTTCTATCTATTTTTGCAAACTCTAATCAAGCCATTTTGATACTACACTTAAATAATCTCAAAACTTGACAAACCATAAAGAacgaatattaaaatcaaaaacaacTTTTCCAAATATCAAGATTATTGAAAAAGTAAACCACTCCAGCAtgatttatagttattaaacaCGTTGTGATTGCACTAGGGACGTCGATACGCTGTTCTTTTACTCTATCACATTTACTACGCTGGATTTGTTACGTTATTTTAAtggctataaaattgaactctCTTTTTCGATAAAGAATCCTACAGGAACGCAATATCAGAATTCAAGTAGCATAAGTGTTAATCTAAAACATGCTAATTTTCATTTCAATCCATACACTCGTACCTTTTATcaaaggtgtaggcagagggaAAACTAGTGTTACCACGTGTACATTGAACAAATTTCGGGCACAggttccagactccgagctgatactgagcagtaaaatccaatataactttgcccggcCAAGGAATCGACcgcaagacctcagcactgcagtcgtattgTAATAGAATTACGTCACCATGGCAGTAATTTAAATACGTTCAACGATTTATGCATCGCTGTTTAATTAGCTAACAATCATCAATactattttttctctactaactatttaataaaatgtagctTGCTACACACCGTCATAagttattagtaatataatctaaaatgaatgaatgaatcccttttagccgaatttcggcctcGGCGGCCAATTTTAATAGAGATCAGACAAGTGTGCaggatttattttttctgttcactctctgttccttcactctcatagtccagtgagacggcaatccgacatgaccagagagagaaaTTATTctgaaatatatacataatatatgttttattatatatgtagcAAAGTTCCTTTTTCATCTTTACCACCAACCGTCTGACGAATCCACAGAACATCGTAAAATAGCCACAATACAGTTCACACAATAtcaaaaccataaaaataaagttaccaATAAACGTTATTGCTTTTGTGCGAGAAATTGTAAGATTTCAGAAACAAAAGTGGGAATGCGAACGATACATTTTATTGTGCTACGatgaaaaattatgtttataatattaggtatgtttctttttatctcgaaagtaaaataaactttgttgTTAGAAGACTGGTCGAAATATATAGACTACGGATTTATTGTTCCGAATAAAGAATTAATTCAAATCCAGATCTGGACTTCGAGACAGTTGCCAGAAATATGCCGGcctaattatgaatttaaaccAGTTTGTTCCGAAATAAACTCATCGGAACGGACcactagtatttttataaattgtattaaatctctctcattcatttcattcatcaattcataataaatttcagTTGTAACACTCTACGTCACAAGTTTAGTAAACGGTCATAGTGAAAGTATTAAGGTAAGTTCTACTTCTATactatcttttaaaattattactataaataaaattaaaacaataaataaataaaattattataataaatgtagttaAAAAGTCATTCACGTAGTAACTTACAAAGGGTCTTGTTAGACGCATTAGACTATAAACACagtgataaaatgtttttagttatataagcgactttatttaagaaataatcaaatattctcatgtatgtaccttgacttataagcgcaactatgtttgcccgtgtgatgaataaagcattttattttattaattttttaatacttattatgtatacatttaaaaaaaataagaatttccaCAAATATATTGTCTAAAATTTTCAGAACGAAGAAGAGTGTAAAATAGCTGACTTATGTGTTCATGATAAGGTGCCGATGTGCGGGATCGACTCCTGCGGCGAGATGAGAACGTTTATTGATACATGTGATATGCATGAGTTCAATTGCGATAGTAAAAAAGGTAGTAgaaccaataataataatagtttctctgtaaataaattttcgatACTATAGAATTGGGGTAAAAATCCTGTAATTAGTAAGTTGTAATTTTGACGAAGGATTGTTGATTGCAGTTCGATTTTACCAATAAAACTTGTCTATTTGATAAGCTTTATTGGTaacataattttgacattgtagtcagtgtactGGACatcgtaataagacttaacatctcaagtatcaggatggcgagcgcagtggaataccaaacaattctttgtaattcaaagtgttgaatggtgtttcaactgtttattactgggtggtcgtatcgcttaccaccaggcgaacggcaagctcgtctcgtctttcaaggcaataaaaaaacataattctgtgcaagattaaatttaaactgcttcggtggcgtagttgtattgcacgtctggtacaatagcgctctgaggtcctgggttcgaatcccgggtcgggcaaagtgatatttgggtttttctgctcagtatcagcccggagtctggaatttgtgcccgatatagcgataggctcgccccctatcacatcatgggacggaacatacttggcgaaaagtgggtgccctagttgcgcctctgcataccccttcggggataaaatgcgtgatgttatgttatgtatgtattaaatttaaagtaatttaaaattatactttttttaaacatgtattaTGACGATGTTTGATACCACGAAGTGATTCCGATTTTGGCAAATACTAAAATGGGAATGTTGGACAATGATTAGAAGCTTTTTGCAGCTTAAAAATTAGTATCGATTTATGATGTTACTGAGAGAAATACTAACAAACAGATTTTCTTCTCACATTTTCTTAACTTAACACAGTCTTCTGTGACATTATACACAATCAAAACAGCAACGATTTATTAGTGTTAACACAACTGTTAACATTACTGTGTTCTCCAATTCATATAAAGGAATAATAACTGGAgcgtgttttataaaaataatatttctttacatctttccaatgaataataaattaactgccgtataattaatttaaaccttaCGCTCCGAGCTGTCTTAGTCAATTACTTTCATTACAACCGTACCGACTGCGAGACAAACTGCGGGAAATGAATTCGCTAATTAGCTTTATACATAatctattcaataataaatctaaCTTTGTTTgcataaaattgaatattaaaagctagtttaatCAATTACTGGGTTTTAAAAACTAACATCTAATATATTTAGATGACGAACGCAGTGAAATGCCACGAAATGCTTTGTTAATAGAGATTGGGTGATATTGGTGCCGTTGGTATTGTCTGCCCACTTCTTgtcattcatttataaaagtTCTTATTAATAAACCCTGCGcatcttttatgtttttatgatcttttattatcatctattttataCGGACATGCTTTATCTGC
Protein-coding regions in this window:
- the LOC115454007 gene encoding uncharacterized protein LOC115454007 isoform X1, with protein sequence MGFCLLAVLLMIVVQTNQAQMETLEDILVYPLDAPSKIHKRETERAFSVRSFNQFVEEKLIQHSQALEHIIKIVRLIEEVMKKLIANISRIVTKPKLPEKIEVHPINRRSNDEVSDSNENLFVKLGKNLPKYGNLMKDVVMQEIQRGTDPTPLVEDMESQTEQFLSRRSSNGGPKAVPSTENNEISPWCAVAILCRRRISPVCGYDEKFGFGKFEDICHMFQVNCYWKYSKYYIYWENLVGIG
- the LOC115454007 gene encoding uncharacterized protein LOC115454007 isoform X3, with the protein product MGFCLLAVLLMIVVQTNQAQMETLEDILVYPLDAPSKIHKRETERAFSVRSFNQFVEEKLIQHSQALEHIIKIVRLIEEVMKKLIANISRIVTKPKLPEKIEFLSRRSSNGGPKAVPSTENNEISPWCAVAILCRRRISPVCGYDEKFGFGKFEDICHMFQVNCYWKYNFSLVHSCKPMS
- the LOC119193773 gene encoding uncharacterized protein LOC119193773, which encodes MFIILVVTLYVTSLVNGHSESIKNEEECKIADLCVHDKVPMCGIDSCGEMRTFIDTCDMHEFNCDSKKDFKQRPIHECWVTCKRGRSFKKPEYRTDCNLNIKTANRL
- the LOC115454007 gene encoding uncharacterized protein LOC115454007 isoform X2, with the protein product MGFCLLAVLLMIVVQTNQAQMETLEDILVYPLDAPSKIHKRETERAFSVRSFNQFVEEKLIQHSQALEHIIKIVRLIEEVMKKLIANISRIVTKPKLPEKIEVHPINRRSNDEVSDSNENLFVKLGKNLPKYGNLMKDVVMQEIQRGTDPTPLVEDMESQTEQFLSRRSSNGGPKAVPSTENNEISPWCAVAILCRRRISPVCGYDEKFGFGKFEDICHMFQVNCYWKYNFSLVHSCKPMS